Proteins encoded by one window of Cylindrospermum stagnale PCC 7417:
- a CDS encoding transaldolase family protein produces the protein MAIYLDSAIASEAEVVKHWGWVKGITTNPTLLAQSDTPPEIILKKLVSLTSGPVYYQLLATDKQGMLAEARKAFKLIGSQTILKIPATPLGFEVVASLSPEITCSVTGIYSAAQAAVAREAGAKIAIAYVNRASRLLGDGIALVRDMASVLKGSDVEILAASIKSAQEAAESLQAGANHLTLPLAMLYAIATHEFSQKTVEDFAVGGIGLDI, from the coding sequence ATGGCAATTTATCTAGATTCAGCGATCGCATCAGAAGCTGAAGTTGTCAAGCATTGGGGTTGGGTAAAGGGAATTACAACCAATCCCACGCTTTTAGCTCAAAGCGACACTCCACCCGAAATCATCCTGAAAAAATTGGTTTCCTTAACTTCTGGCCCGGTATATTACCAACTCCTAGCGACTGATAAACAAGGAATGCTGGCGGAAGCCAGAAAAGCTTTTAAGCTGATTGGTTCGCAAACAATTTTAAAGATTCCCGCCACACCCCTAGGGTTTGAAGTGGTGGCGAGTTTGTCACCAGAAATTACTTGTTCAGTGACAGGGATTTACAGCGCAGCCCAAGCAGCAGTAGCACGGGAAGCGGGGGCGAAAATTGCCATAGCCTATGTAAATCGGGCTTCTCGGCTCTTAGGTGATGGTATTGCTTTAGTGCGGGATATGGCTAGTGTGCTCAAAGGCAGTGATGTGGAAATTTTGGCAGCTAGCATCAAATCTGCCCAAGAAGCCGCCGAATCTCTCCAAGCCGGGGCCAATCATCTCACTTTACCTTTAGCAATGTTATATGCGATCGCCACTCATGAATTTTCACAGAAGACAGTCGAAGATTTCGCCGTCGGTGGGATAGGTTTAGATATTTGA
- a CDS encoding WD40 repeat domain-containing protein, whose amino-acid sequence MPISEEMRSPKILGLLYVNTRKLAKVLIYLESRNNYFSLNIMTMDLRRFFQATNPCKTIAAGVGLVVLAVTANCQAQGLAKPKQLTDAIPADSFYTKGSANANAVSAQISLSPTQSTSDADHSAFKVAGKLKPGEGLRTNHQIMTTADAQQPEQRTLTGHSDLVISVAVSADGKTLASSSADGTIKLWDITTGKLIKTLNHRYQVYGVAWNRDSKTLASVSGNEIIIWNVTTGKRLKTLTGSDGFWSVTWSPNGKKLASGSWDKTIRLWDANTGKIIKTLTGHTSEVYNVVWSPDSKTLASGSGDSTIKLWNGTTGKFITTLNGHRGTVYGLAWSPDSKTLASASTDRTIKLWNITTGELITTLTGHSDAVGSVDWSADGKTLASSSADNTIKLWDASTGKFIKTLNGHKDIVLSVAWSADGKTLASASRDKTVKLWNVDFDN is encoded by the coding sequence TTGCCAATATCGGAGGAAATGCGATCGCCTAAAATCTTAGGTTTGCTCTATGTCAATACCCGTAAATTGGCAAAGGTATTGATCTACTTAGAAAGTAGAAATAATTACTTTTCTTTAAACATAATGACTATGGATTTACGAAGATTTTTTCAGGCAACTAACCCTTGTAAAACTATTGCTGCGGGAGTTGGGTTGGTTGTGCTGGCTGTGACAGCAAATTGTCAAGCACAAGGACTTGCGAAACCAAAACAACTAACAGATGCGATTCCTGCGGATAGCTTCTATACGAAAGGCTCCGCCAACGCTAACGCGGTGTCAGCACAAATAAGTCTCTCCCCAACGCAGAGCACCAGTGATGCTGATCATTCTGCATTCAAAGTAGCAGGAAAACTCAAACCAGGTGAAGGATTAAGAACAAATCATCAAATTATGACGACAGCAGATGCACAGCAACCAGAGCAGAGAACCTTGACAGGACACAGCGATTTAGTTATTAGTGTAGCTGTGAGTGCAGATGGCAAAACTCTCGCTTCTAGTAGTGCAGACGGTACTATCAAACTCTGGGATATAACGACGGGTAAATTAATCAAAACCCTAAATCATCGCTATCAGGTATATGGTGTAGCTTGGAATCGTGATAGCAAAACTCTCGCTTCTGTGAGTGGGAACGAAATAATTATCTGGAATGTAACTACTGGAAAACGACTCAAAACCCTGACTGGTAGCGACGGGTTCTGGAGTGTAACTTGGAGTCCGAACGGCAAAAAACTCGCTTCTGGGAGTTGGGACAAAACCATCAGACTCTGGGATGCAAACACAGGTAAAATAATCAAAACCCTGACTGGGCATACATCAGAGGTTTACAATGTGGTTTGGAGTCCGGACAGCAAAACCCTTGCATCTGGGAGTGGGGATAGCACTATCAAACTATGGAATGGAACCACGGGTAAATTTATCACAACCCTCAATGGACATAGAGGAACCGTTTATGGTTTGGCTTGGAGTCCGGACAGCAAAACCCTCGCTTCTGCAAGTACAGACCGAACCATCAAACTTTGGAATATAACCACAGGTGAATTAATCACAACCCTGACTGGGCATAGCGATGCGGTTGGTAGTGTGGATTGGAGTGCAGATGGTAAAACCCTTGCTTCTAGTAGTGCAGACAATACCATCAAACTCTGGGATGCAAGCACAGGTAAATTTATCAAAACCTTGAATGGACATAAGGATATTGTCTTGAGCGTGGCTTGGAGTGCAGATGGTAAAACTCTCGCTTCTGCAAGTAGAGACAAAACTGTCAAACTCTGGAATGTCGATTTTGATAATTAA
- a CDS encoding MFS transporter, with product MNSAEDKNQLERRKPVYQELNFQIICVVTLIAVMGVSSVTPAFPNLAKALNINPKNLGLLITAFTLPSLVLGPVIGVFADRWGRKKIIVPSLFLFGIAGTACAFARDFNLLLFLRLLQGIGAASLLSLSITLIGDLYTGDRRTTAMGYSSSVSSVGTATYPLIGGALATLGWNYPFMMPLVAIPVGLLVLFALKNEEPKGDRNLQLYLSNAAKVLKNRQLFGLFIASTANFALLYGAHVTYLPQLIDDIFKAPPATIGIILSSVSVAITITSSQLGRLARRYHPTTLISASYILYAVALLIVPLMPSLWFLLIPTTIFGIGLGIGFPSIQTLLADIAPREYLATVISVNGTFFGLGQTLGPLLMGIVFGFGGISGVFYAAAGFSILTFFVFRYCTCG from the coding sequence ATGAATTCAGCAGAAGATAAAAATCAGCTAGAGCGCCGCAAACCAGTTTACCAAGAACTTAATTTTCAAATTATTTGTGTAGTTACACTAATTGCTGTTATGGGAGTCTCTAGTGTAACTCCAGCTTTTCCTAACTTAGCTAAAGCCTTGAATATCAACCCCAAAAATTTGGGTTTATTGATTACAGCCTTTACATTGCCATCTCTGGTTTTAGGGCCTGTTATTGGTGTCTTTGCCGACAGATGGGGAAGAAAAAAAATTATCGTTCCTTCACTATTTTTATTTGGCATTGCGGGGACAGCTTGCGCCTTTGCTCGTGATTTTAACTTATTATTATTTTTGCGCTTGCTGCAAGGAATCGGCGCAGCTTCATTATTGTCGCTAAGTATTACCTTAATTGGCGACTTATATACAGGAGATAGACGCACTACCGCAATGGGTTACAGTTCCAGCGTTAGTAGTGTTGGTACAGCAACTTATCCGTTAATTGGCGGCGCATTGGCTACACTCGGCTGGAATTATCCCTTTATGATGCCTCTAGTAGCGATTCCTGTAGGCTTGCTGGTGTTGTTTGCGCTCAAAAATGAGGAACCAAAAGGCGATCGCAATCTTCAACTATATTTGAGCAACGCGGCAAAAGTTCTCAAAAATCGGCAATTATTTGGGCTGTTTATTGCCAGTACGGCTAACTTCGCTTTGCTGTATGGTGCCCACGTCACATATTTACCACAACTAATTGACGATATCTTCAAAGCGCCACCAGCCACAATTGGCATCATCCTTTCTAGTGTTTCTGTAGCAATTACAATTACATCTTCTCAGTTAGGCAGATTAGCCAGAAGATATCACCCTACAACTTTAATTAGTGCGTCTTATATTTTGTATGCTGTAGCATTATTAATTGTTCCCTTGATGCCAAGTCTCTGGTTTCTATTAATCCCCACAACAATTTTTGGTATAGGTTTAGGAATTGGGTTTCCGAGTATTCAAACACTGTTAGCAGACATAGCCCCCAGAGAATATTTAGCCACGGTAATATCAGTTAATGGCACATTTTTTGGATTAGGGCAAACTTTAGGTCCGTTGTTGATGGGTATTGTCTTCGGTTTTGGCGGCATCAGCGGCGTATTTTATGCAGCAGCCGGTTTTTCAATTTTGACCTTTTTCGTCTTTAGATATTGCACTTGTGGGTGA
- a CDS encoding rubrerythrin family protein, which yields MDLSNFTTLQNLESAFGGESMANRKYLFFAEVARKLGFKDLAKLFKETADQETEHAFAHFKLLHPELAVENPEALTEEQKKEIVSRCLSLAIEGETYEYTTMYPEFAAAAQSDRDNPAAEEFLKQVQESTDHANTFREAAHRFGLLKFIENYHADRYSEALEELNGKEAATRVAGVDPATRKWICRQCSMIYDPIAGDPDSGIAPGTAFEDIPEDWNCPICGASKKTFKLLEEKVAA from the coding sequence ATGGATTTGTCCAACTTTACTACACTCCAAAACTTAGAATCAGCCTTCGGTGGTGAATCGATGGCAAATCGCAAATATTTATTTTTTGCAGAAGTAGCGCGTAAACTAGGTTTTAAAGACTTGGCGAAACTTTTTAAAGAAACAGCCGACCAAGAAACCGAACACGCTTTTGCACATTTCAAATTGCTACATCCAGAATTAGCTGTTGAAAATCCAGAAGCTTTAACAGAAGAGCAAAAAAAGGAAATCGTTTCTCGCTGCTTATCTTTAGCAATTGAAGGCGAAACCTACGAATACACTACCATGTATCCAGAGTTTGCCGCCGCTGCTCAAAGCGATCGCGACAATCCCGCAGCCGAAGAATTTCTCAAGCAAGTTCAAGAATCTACCGATCACGCCAACACATTCCGCGAAGCAGCACACCGTTTTGGCTTGCTCAAATTCATCGAAAATTACCACGCAGATCGCTACAGCGAAGCCTTAGAAGAATTAAACGGTAAAGAAGCAGCAACAAGAGTCGCAGGTGTTGATCCCGCAACTCGTAAATGGATTTGCAGACAATGCAGCATGATTTATGATCCTATTGCTGGCGATCCTGATTCCGGAATCGCACCCGGTACAGCTTTTGAAGATATTCCCGAAGATTGGAATTGCCCAATTTGCGGTGCTAGCAAAAAGACTTTTAAACTGCTTGAAGAAAAAGTTGCTGCTTAA
- a CDS encoding KAP family P-loop domain protein, which produces MSETTIRTGSQVSREQVEIILKKFLDNNNGNYRVLALKGAWGVGKTHLVQNILAKYEKEFHYYASVFGISSIEQLKSRILANYKNDLKTNHQDSQIRAEGIMNYVKKPIANLFEWFNGNSGRIERTPRLDLALPGQTSIQVAGSLISVAGDLGLNLLFNGVKNSIICIDDLERKSNLSLDEILGFVEYLVQEMKCRLIIIYNEKTLDCTSKKALNQYREKVIDIEVELNPTVEENLDFIFKDNPDIEVIKSVFKKAETNNIRVLRKTKWFIDELIPFMSNWEPSLREQIIKNIIVISLSKLDTKFPVTIDKIKNLENSLSTDNVTYEELIQIYSKFGYNKLEINEQLIQVVETSLFSEQDFIQKGNNLNKTEKHNQIIKKFDKIFEPYSSSFGASEKEISERMIKFLEQYHLDLPIDKFKSLENLALAVEVDIYHYQKLSLKNLISREEPNLLELKNLREIVIINYPELADELEKRIAEIDGEQDITTVLCKIIENKYWSSSEDIQLLNNCTVDEYSKWLQEDHPDLYTMVRWCLNINNVASQRLTEAIVKLGRKSDLNKMRAKFLYNINIEDYPDIKDTNDES; this is translated from the coding sequence ATGTCTGAAACTACAATCAGAACAGGTTCACAAGTTAGCCGAGAGCAAGTAGAAATAATTCTCAAAAAATTCTTGGATAATAACAATGGAAACTATAGGGTTTTAGCTCTGAAAGGAGCTTGGGGTGTTGGTAAAACCCATCTAGTACAGAATATTTTAGCTAAATACGAAAAAGAATTCCATTATTATGCTTCTGTTTTTGGTATTTCTTCTATTGAACAACTGAAATCACGAATATTAGCAAATTATAAGAATGATCTAAAAACTAATCATCAAGATTCTCAAATAAGAGCCGAAGGGATTATGAATTATGTAAAAAAGCCTATAGCTAATCTTTTTGAATGGTTCAATGGTAACTCTGGAAGAATCGAACGAACGCCAAGATTAGATTTAGCACTACCAGGACAAACTTCCATCCAAGTAGCAGGCTCATTAATTTCTGTAGCTGGAGACTTGGGACTAAATCTATTATTTAATGGAGTCAAAAATTCAATTATATGCATTGATGACCTTGAGAGAAAATCTAACCTTTCACTAGATGAAATACTCGGATTTGTTGAGTATTTAGTTCAGGAAATGAAATGCAGACTTATTATAATTTATAATGAAAAAACTCTAGACTGTACATCGAAAAAAGCTTTAAACCAATATCGAGAAAAAGTTATTGATATTGAAGTTGAACTCAATCCAACAGTAGAAGAAAACTTAGATTTTATATTTAAGGATAATCCTGATATAGAGGTCATCAAATCAGTATTTAAAAAAGCTGAAACAAATAATATTCGCGTTCTACGCAAAACTAAATGGTTTATCGATGAACTTATTCCCTTCATGTCAAATTGGGAGCCTAGTTTACGTGAGCAAATTATAAAAAATATCATTGTTATTTCTTTGTCTAAACTTGATACTAAATTTCCTGTAACTATTGATAAAATCAAGAATTTAGAAAACTCTTTATCTACAGATAATGTAACATATGAAGAGCTAATACAAATTTATTCAAAGTTTGGCTATAATAAACTGGAGATTAATGAGCAATTAATTCAGGTAGTTGAAACCTCATTGTTTAGTGAACAGGATTTTATTCAAAAAGGTAATAATCTTAATAAAACAGAAAAACATAACCAGATTATTAAAAAATTTGATAAGATTTTTGAACCATACTCTAGTTCATTTGGGGCTTCTGAGAAAGAAATTTCTGAGAGAATGATTAAATTTCTGGAACAATATCACCTTGATTTGCCTATCGACAAGTTTAAATCACTGGAGAATTTAGCATTAGCTGTTGAAGTCGATATTTATCACTACCAGAAGTTATCACTTAAAAATTTGATAAGTAGAGAAGAGCCAAATTTGTTGGAGTTGAAGAATCTTAGAGAGATAGTTATTATAAATTACCCTGAATTAGCAGATGAGTTAGAAAAAAGAATAGCAGAAATTGATGGAGAACAAGACATTACTACAGTCTTGTGTAAGATTATTGAAAATAAATATTGGTCTTCGTCTGAAGATATTCAACTTTTGAATAATTGTACTGTTGATGAATATTCTAAATGGCTTCAAGAAGATCATCCTGATTTATATACGATGGTTAGATGGTGTCTTAACATAAATAATGTTGCCTCTCAACGGTTAACAGAAGCTATTGTTAAACTTGGTAGAAAAAGTGATCTCAATAAAATGAGAGCTAAGTTCCTCTACAATATTAATATAGAAGATTATCCAGATATAAAAGATACTAATGATGAAAGCTGA
- a CDS encoding efflux RND transporter permease subunit, whose translation MFVDFFIRRPVFTSVCAIVILLVGVISIPTLPTEQYPEISPTQIIVNANYPGASAEVVENTITTILERQINGVEGIKYMTSSSSNDGSSTITVTFDASKNKDIAAVDVQNRVSIAEAQLPDTVKQTGVTVSKQSNNILLAIGLYSENKEFDNVFLSNYADLYMTDSLKRIKGVSEARIFGERRYAMRLWLDPNKLASRNLTADDVINAVNEQNLQVGVGQIGQQPSADGQMYQIDLKAVSRLTEPAEFDDLVLKTGADGSLIKLKDVGRAELGAQNYSSFLRFKGNEGVGVGIFGTPGSNALDVAKAVKAEMALLSKSFPPGMEYKVAFDTTLVVEESLAEVLRTLMESIGLVILVIFIFLQDWRTTLIPVLTIPLALIGTFAFVKAFGFSINTLTLFGLTLSTGMGVDDAIIVVEDISRLIQDQGMRPRQATSAAMHELFGAVIATSLVLMAVFVPVAFFPGTTGQIYKQFALTIAFSIAISTFLALTLTPALSALLLRQRPKPKGVFGWVFGQINRFLDAMQRGYERSLNFLIKIKAIVITLFIISLGLTGWLYLNVPTGFLPDEDQGYFITIIQGPEGVSLNYTSKVMAQVEKEILKLPEVTGTFAIGGFSFSGNTANSGVIFTTLKGWDDRQAPGQSAQAIIGKLRGSLSTITEARVFPVNPPAIRGLGSFSGFQFQLQDRSGTSGLNAMLEVMGQIMQRGNQTPGLQAVFSTFTANTPQMLIEVDRNKAKALQVPIDNIFRTLQNNLGSRYVNDFNFLTRTYRVYVQADAKFRSNPEDIGQLYVRSQTNQMIPLSSLVKVTPTTGAQTINHYNLLRSIEVNGSPAPGFSSGQATAAMEKLAKEILPVSMGYEWSGLTAEEQQSGGQAPVIFGLGLIFVFLVLAAQYENYVDPLIIMLSVPLAIMGALLSQSLRGLTNDVFCQVGLVMLIGLASKNAILIVEFANQLREQQGLPITKAVVQASQERLRPILMTAFATLLGSFPLVFASGAGAASRQSLGTPVFGGLLIATFLSLFVVPILYIVIGTIRDRLNPSKKPHYLDHDDKVPYSSKL comes from the coding sequence ATGTTTGTTGATTTCTTTATTAGGCGACCTGTATTTACGAGTGTCTGCGCTATCGTCATTTTGCTGGTAGGAGTCATTAGTATTCCCACACTGCCTACAGAACAGTATCCAGAAATCAGCCCGACGCAAATTATTGTTAATGCTAACTACCCCGGCGCTAGTGCTGAAGTTGTCGAAAATACGATTACAACTATCTTAGAGCGCCAGATTAACGGTGTCGAAGGCATAAAATACATGACTTCGAGCAGCAGTAATGATGGCAGCAGTACGATTACAGTTACATTTGACGCATCGAAGAACAAAGATATTGCCGCGGTTGATGTTCAAAACCGCGTGTCTATAGCTGAAGCGCAGTTGCCAGATACAGTGAAGCAAACTGGTGTCACTGTTAGTAAGCAATCTAACAACATTCTCTTGGCGATCGGTCTGTACAGTGAGAATAAAGAATTCGACAACGTCTTTTTGAGCAACTACGCCGACCTTTACATGACAGATTCCCTTAAAAGAATCAAAGGTGTGAGCGAGGCGCGGATTTTTGGTGAACGTCGCTATGCTATGCGTTTATGGCTTGACCCTAATAAACTTGCTAGCCGCAACCTGACTGCTGATGATGTGATCAATGCAGTCAATGAACAAAACTTACAAGTTGGTGTTGGGCAAATCGGACAGCAGCCATCAGCTGATGGTCAGATGTATCAAATTGACTTGAAGGCAGTTAGTAGGCTCACAGAACCTGCGGAGTTTGATGACTTAGTTCTCAAAACAGGTGCTGATGGCAGTTTGATTAAGCTGAAAGATGTAGGTCGGGCGGAATTGGGTGCCCAAAATTATAGCTCGTTCCTGCGATTTAAGGGCAATGAAGGTGTAGGTGTAGGGATATTTGGTACGCCTGGAAGTAATGCCTTGGATGTTGCTAAGGCTGTGAAAGCAGAAATGGCACTACTGTCAAAAAGCTTTCCGCCAGGGATGGAATATAAGGTGGCTTTTGATACAACTCTGGTTGTGGAAGAGTCTCTGGCGGAAGTGCTCAGAACCCTGATGGAGTCAATTGGGCTGGTCATCTTGGTAATTTTTATTTTCTTACAGGACTGGCGTACAACCCTGATTCCTGTCCTTACCATTCCTTTGGCGTTGATTGGTACTTTTGCTTTTGTGAAAGCTTTTGGGTTTTCGATCAACACCTTGACTTTATTTGGTTTGACTTTATCTACGGGGATGGGAGTCGATGATGCGATTATCGTTGTTGAAGATATCTCGCGCTTAATCCAAGATCAAGGGATGAGGCCGCGTCAAGCAACATCAGCGGCAATGCATGAGCTATTTGGGGCGGTGATTGCCACTTCTTTAGTGCTGATGGCTGTGTTTGTACCGGTGGCATTTTTTCCTGGCACTACAGGACAAATTTATAAACAATTTGCGCTAACGATCGCATTTTCGATCGCCATTTCTACCTTCCTCGCTCTCACCCTCACCCCTGCCCTCTCAGCTTTATTGCTGCGTCAAAGACCCAAACCAAAGGGTGTATTTGGCTGGGTGTTTGGTCAGATTAACAGGTTTCTCGATGCTATGCAGCGAGGATATGAGCGATCGCTAAATTTCCTCATCAAGATAAAAGCGATCGTCATCACTCTATTCATCATCTCTTTGGGTCTGACTGGCTGGCTTTATCTCAATGTCCCTACAGGGTTTCTCCCCGACGAAGACCAAGGCTATTTCATCACCATTATTCAAGGGCCAGAAGGTGTTTCCCTCAACTACACCAGCAAAGTCATGGCTCAGGTAGAAAAAGAAATCCTGAAATTACCAGAAGTCACAGGTACTTTCGCCATTGGTGGCTTTAGTTTTAGTGGCAATACCGCCAATAGTGGCGTAATTTTTACCACCCTCAAGGGCTGGGACGACCGTCAAGCACCAGGTCAGTCAGCACAAGCAATCATTGGCAAATTGAGAGGATCGCTATCGACAATTACAGAAGCCAGAGTTTTCCCGGTAAATCCGCCAGCAATTCGCGGCTTAGGCAGTTTTAGCGGCTTCCAATTTCAGTTGCAAGACAGATCCGGTACCAGTGGCTTAAACGCCATGCTGGAAGTGATGGGGCAGATTATGCAGCGTGGAAATCAAACACCAGGATTGCAAGCTGTATTTAGCACCTTTACCGCTAATACACCCCAGATGTTGATTGAAGTAGATCGCAATAAAGCCAAAGCACTGCAAGTCCCAATAGATAATATCTTTAGAACCCTACAAAATAATTTGGGTTCGCGATATGTCAACGACTTTAATTTCCTCACTCGGACTTATCGCGTATATGTGCAAGCAGATGCTAAGTTTCGCTCTAACCCTGAAGATATCGGTCAGTTGTATGTCCGTTCTCAGACTAATCAGATGATTCCTCTGAGCAGTCTAGTTAAAGTTACGCCAACGACTGGAGCGCAAACCATCAATCACTACAACTTATTACGCTCGATTGAAGTTAACGGTTCTCCTGCTCCTGGCTTTAGTTCTGGACAAGCAACCGCCGCAATGGAGAAATTGGCAAAAGAGATTTTACCAGTAAGTATGGGTTATGAATGGTCGGGTTTGACTGCTGAAGAACAACAGTCTGGTGGTCAAGCACCGGTGATTTTTGGCTTGGGACTGATTTTCGTTTTTCTGGTGCTGGCTGCACAGTATGAAAACTATGTTGATCCCTTGATTATTATGCTGTCAGTTCCCCTAGCTATTATGGGGGCGCTGTTATCGCAGTCATTGCGGGGACTGACTAATGATGTGTTTTGTCAGGTCGGTCTGGTGATGCTGATTGGTTTAGCGAGCAAAAATGCGATTTTGATTGTCGAATTTGCTAACCAATTGCGAGAACAGCAGGGTTTACCAATTACTAAAGCAGTAGTGCAAGCATCGCAAGAGCGGTTACGACCAATTCTGATGACTGCTTTTGCTACTTTGTTGGGTAGTTTTCCTTTAGTATTTGCCTCAGGTGCTGGGGCTGCAAGTCGCCAATCCCTTGGTACTCCTGTGTTTGGCGGACTGTTGATCGCTACTTTCTTGAGTTTGTTTGTGGTGCCAATTTTGTATATCGTCATTGGCACAATTCGCGATCGCTTGAATCCATCCAAAAAGCCTCACTATTTAGATCATGATGACAAGGTGCCTTACAGCAGCAAACTGTAA